DNA from Terriglobales bacterium:
ACGACTTCCATGCCTTTGGGCACGAAGTTCGCCACCAGCGTCGGCATGCCGATGCCCAGGTTGACGTAATAGCCGTCGCGCAGCTCCTGCGCCACCCGCTTGACGATGCGGTCGCGCTTGACTGTGTCTTTCTGCTTGTCCACTCTCGGTGTCGTCGGTGTCGCTGCCATATTAGATCCCTTGTAAGACTGTCATCCTGAGCGAGCGTGCTTACGCGCGAGTCGAAGGACCCCTACCCTCACCAAGCCGCCTCAGCTCTACGAAAATCCGTTAACGCTCTTTCGAGTTCCTCATACGAGGTGCTCGCGTCCTTATCGGACTGCTTCTTGTACTTGTACGCCACCGCCAGCAGCTCGCCGTAGGGGTCTTCGATTCCGCCCATGGCGTGATCGTACGCCGGCGCCATCACCGCGATCTCCGCCGCCAGGTCGCCCAGCGTGAACTGCCCCTCCTCGTACATCCGGATGTAGCGAAGGACGCTGGTCCTGACTTCCTCGATCGTACTGTCCGGGGCTGGCATTCAGATCACGGCGATTTCGGCGATCACGGCGATCACACTCCCGCCTTCCGCACCGTCCGTTTCTCGATGCGCTTCTCGTACTTCGTACCCTGGAAGATGCGGTTCACGTACACGCTGGGGGTGTGTACCAGGTCGGGATCGAGCTGCCCGACCTCGACCAGTTCCTCGACCTCCGCGATCGTCACCCTGGCCGCCGTGGCCATCATGGGGTTGAAGTTCCGCGCCGTCTTGCGATAGACGAGGTTGCCCCACGGGTCGCCTTTCCACGCCTTGATCAGTGCGAAATCGGCGGTCAGCGCGCGCTCCATGATGTACATGCGCCCGTTGAAATCGCGCGCTTCCTTGCCTTCGGCGATCACCGTGCCGTAGCCGGTCGGGGTGAAGAACGCCGCGATCCCGGCGCCACCCGCCCGGATCCGCTCGGCGAACGTCCCCTGCGGGTTCAGCTCCAGCTCCAGTTCGCCGCTCAGGACCATCTGCTCCAGTTTCTTGTTCTCCCCGACGTAGGTCCCGATGTGCTTCTTGATCGCCCCCGCGTACAGCAGCTTGCCCAGCCCGAATTCGTCCACCCCGGCGTTGTTGCTCATGGTGGTCAGGTTTTTCACGCCCTTGCGGATGAGCGCGTCAATCAGATTTTCCGGGATGCCGCACAGCCCGAAGCCGCCCACCATGATGCTGGCGCCGTCCTGGATGTCCTTTACCGCTTCATCTGCGTCGCGTACCACTTTCTTCATAGGGATCAGTCCTTGTCGCCGAACTCGCGATTGTAATCAGGTGCAGCGAACGCGCGCAAATGCGCCGGTCGCCTTCACTTCTTGCGCACGTAGAGCAGCTTCTCGATCTCGGCAATCACCGTCCCGTGGGCGTCTT
Protein-coding regions in this window:
- a CDS encoding CoA transferase subunit A; amino-acid sequence: MKKVVRDADEAVKDIQDGASIMVGGFGLCGIPENLIDALIRKGVKNLTTMSNNAGVDEFGLGKLLYAGAIKKHIGTYVGENKKLEQMVLSGELELELNPQGTFAERIRAGGAGIAAFFTPTGYGTVIAEGKEARDFNGRMYIMERALTADFALIKAWKGDPWGNLVYRKTARNFNPMMATAARVTIAEVEELVEVGQLDPDLVHTPSVYVNRIFQGTKYEKRIEKRTVRKAGV